From a region of the Nitrospirota bacterium genome:
- a CDS encoding macro domain-containing protein — protein sequence MEVLVEKKVGEKTLRLVKGDITAREVDAVVNAANSRLQHGGGVAGAIVRRGGYVIQEESDKIGYTPVGSAVVTTGGKLAARYVIHAVGPRMGEGDEDNKLGSAVRSSLERAEEKGLRSISMPAISSGIFGFPKDRCSAILVRECRQYLSENPSSSLEVVEFCVFDDETAGHFRRELGAL from the coding sequence ATGGAGGTGCTGGTCGAGAAGAAAGTGGGGGAAAAGACACTCAGGCTCGTCAAGGGCGACATCACCGCCCGGGAGGTGGACGCGGTGGTCAACGCGGCCAACAGCCGCCTGCAGCACGGAGGGGGCGTGGCCGGGGCCATCGTCAGGCGGGGCGGCTACGTCATCCAGGAAGAAAGCGACAAGATAGGTTACACCCCCGTGGGCAGCGCCGTGGTCACCACCGGCGGAAAGCTCGCGGCCCGGTACGTCATCCACGCCGTGGGTCCCCGCATGGGGGAAGGGGACGAGGACAACAAGCTCGGAAGCGCGGTGCGGAGCAGCCTCGAGCGCGCCGAGGAAAAGGGGCTCCGGAGCATCTCCATGCCGGCCATAAGCTCCGGGATATTCGGGTTTCCCAAGGACAGATGCTCGGCCATCCTGGTGCGGGAGTGCCGGCAGTACCTCTCCGAAAACCCCTCGAGCAGCCTCGAGGTGGTGGAGTTCTGCGTCTTTGACGACGAGACGGCGGGGCACTTCCGAAGGGAGCTCGGCGCCCTTTAA
- the rplM gene encoding 50S ribosomal protein L13, whose protein sequence is MKTQFVKKHEADRKWYVVDAEDKVLGRLASRIALHLRGKSKPTYTPHVDTGDFVVVVNAEKIKLTGNKVNDKIYYWHTGYPGGIRSASLREKLQKKPEDVIRQAVWGMLPKNRLGRAMFRKLKVYRGPEHPHRAQKPEPIQL, encoded by the coding sequence ATGAAGACCCAGTTTGTGAAGAAGCATGAGGCGGACCGGAAGTGGTACGTCGTGGACGCAGAGGACAAGGTGCTCGGGAGGCTTGCCTCGCGGATTGCCCTCCATCTGCGGGGGAAGAGCAAGCCCACCTACACGCCTCACGTGGACACGGGCGATTTCGTCGTGGTCGTCAATGCCGAGAAGATAAAGCTCACGGGGAACAAGGTCAACGACAAGATATATTACTGGCACACCGGATACCCCGGCGGCATCAGGTCGGCCTCGCTCAGGGAAAAGCTCCAGAAGAAGCCCGAGGACGTCATCCGGCAGGCTGTCTGGGGCATGCTTCCCAAGAACAGGCTGGGACGGGCCATGTTCCGCAAGCTGAAGGTCTACAGGGGTCCGGAGCATCCCCACAGGGCCCAGAAGCCCGAACCGATTCAGTTATAG
- the rpsI gene encoding 30S ribosomal protein S9: MAEINYSATGRRKTSVARVSMSPGRGDIFVNTKPLDEYFPRETLRMMIRQPLELTGTVGKYDVAAKVSGGGLTGQAGALRHGISRALTHVDSDLRPRLKKEGFLTRDPREKERKKYGQKGARARFQFSKR; the protein is encoded by the coding sequence ATGGCTGAAATCAATTACAGCGCCACCGGCCGGCGGAAGACGTCGGTAGCCAGGGTATCCATGAGCCCGGGCCGGGGCGATATCTTCGTCAACACGAAGCCCCTGGACGAGTATTTCCCGCGGGAAACCCTCCGGATGATGATCCGGCAGCCCCTGGAGCTGACCGGCACCGTCGGCAAGTACGACGTTGCGGCCAAGGTCAGCGGCGGCGGGCTCACCGGCCAGGCCGGCGCCCTGAGGCACGGCATTTCGCGGGCCCTTACCCACGTGGACAGCGACCTCAGGCCCCGCCTGAAGAAAGAGGGGTTCCTGACGAGAGACCCTCGCGAGAAGGAGCGGAAGAAGTACGGCCAGAAGGGCGCGCGGGCGCGGTTCCAGTTCTCCAAGAGATAA
- the argC gene encoding N-acetyl-gamma-glutamyl-phosphate reductase, whose product MLKVAICGGSGYAGSELLRILLRHPGVEVRAVTSERSAGRSPADLFPHLGAYARLRYERLEKEKLLKRADFFFMALPHAASQEAVRYFFDNGKKVVDLSADFRLKDPAVYEEWYKTPHRFPETLKQAVYGLPERYREDIRKASLVANPGCYPTGALLGLLPLLEGGVVEPDSLVIDSKSGTSGAGRKGDLSLSFSEVGGGFKAYAVAGHRHTPEIEQELSLLAGEQVRVSFTPHLLPVDRGILSTLYGRLRGEPDEERIRALYAERYRGEPFVRVLGKGAFPNIKAVRGSNACHIGFALDKRTRRVVVVTALDNLVKGASGQAVQCMNLMMGFGEETALESAGLAP is encoded by the coding sequence ATGCTCAAAGTAGCCATATGCGGCGGGAGCGGCTACGCCGGCTCCGAGCTGCTTCGCATCCTGCTTCGCCATCCCGGGGTGGAGGTCCGCGCCGTCACCTCGGAGCGCTCGGCCGGCCGGTCCCCGGCCGACCTTTTCCCCCACCTGGGCGCTTACGCCCGCCTGCGTTACGAACGCCTGGAGAAAGAGAAGCTCCTCAAGAGGGCCGATTTTTTCTTCATGGCCCTGCCGCATGCGGCCTCGCAGGAGGCGGTCCGGTATTTTTTCGACAACGGCAAGAAGGTCGTGGACCTGTCGGCTGACTTCCGCTTGAAGGACCCGGCCGTCTACGAAGAGTGGTATAAGACGCCCCATCGCTTCCCCGAAACCCTGAAGCAGGCCGTCTACGGGCTTCCCGAGCGGTACCGCGAGGACATCCGCAAGGCCTCCCTGGTGGCCAACCCCGGCTGCTATCCCACCGGGGCTCTCCTGGGCCTTCTTCCCTTGCTCGAAGGGGGCGTCGTCGAGCCGGACTCCCTGGTCATCGACTCCAAGAGCGGCACGAGCGGGGCCGGCCGAAAGGGCGACCTCTCTCTGTCCTTCTCCGAAGTGGGCGGGGGGTTCAAGGCCTATGCGGTGGCCGGCCACCGGCATACCCCGGAGATAGAGCAGGAGCTCTCCCTTCTGGCGGGAGAGCAGGTCAGGGTCTCCTTTACCCCCCATCTTCTGCCCGTCGACCGCGGGATTCTGAGCACCCTGTACGGACGGCTCCGGGGAGAGCCCGACGAAGAACGCATCCGCGCACTCTACGCCGAGCGCTACCGGGGCGAGCCCTTCGTCCGGGTCCTGGGGAAGGGCGCCTTCCCGAACATAAAGGCGGTCCGGGGGTCGAACGCCTGCCACATCGGGTTTGCCCTGGATAAGCGGACCCGGAGGGTGGTCGTCGTTACCGCCCTGGACAACCTCGTGAAAGGGGCCTCCGGGCAGGCCGTACAGTGCATGAACCTCATGATGGGCTTCGGGGAGGAGACGGCCCTGGAGTCTGCGGGGCTCGCCCCGTGA
- the argJ gene encoding bifunctional glutamate N-acetyltransferase/amino-acid acetyltransferase ArgJ, protein MSPRGFRYAAAGASIKGPGRNDMALIYSEAPALAAGAFTTNRVKSPTVTLNRERVRRGRGRAVLVNSGNANACTGAQGVGDAREMASLAAESLSLPAREVYVCSTGVIGVSLPMARVRRGIEALARDLGSVGLMEVARAIMTTDTVPKVAHRTVKVGAREATLSAVAKGAGMIEPHMATMLAFFMTDLAVEGQALKAAFREAVEQSFNRITVDGDCSTNDTALILANGMAGNKEITTGSRHYKTFVSALSDLAADLARMVVLDAEGATKLIEVDVRGAKSDAEALRAAKAVANSLLVKTAVYGADPNPGRIMAALGASGSRVKEELIDVSLGRVTAIRRGVATGLTEEARAELGGNEVRILISLGVGRGSACVLTSDLTEEYVKINAAYTT, encoded by the coding sequence GTGAGCCCCCGAGGGTTCCGCTATGCCGCGGCCGGGGCGTCCATCAAGGGGCCCGGCAGAAACGACATGGCCCTTATCTACTCGGAGGCGCCCGCCCTGGCCGCCGGGGCCTTCACCACGAACAGGGTAAAGTCCCCCACCGTGACCCTCAACAGGGAGCGCGTTCGCAGGGGGCGGGGGCGCGCCGTGCTCGTAAACAGCGGAAACGCCAATGCCTGCACCGGGGCCCAGGGCGTGGGGGACGCCCGGGAGATGGCTTCGCTGGCCGCCGAATCGCTTTCTCTTCCTGCGCGCGAGGTCTACGTTTGCTCCACGGGGGTTATCGGCGTTTCCCTTCCCATGGCCCGGGTGCGCCGGGGCATCGAGGCCCTGGCCCGGGACCTCGGCTCTGTGGGCCTCATGGAGGTGGCCCGGGCCATCATGACCACCGACACGGTGCCGAAGGTCGCCCACCGCACGGTGAAGGTGGGGGCCCGCGAGGCCACGCTGAGCGCCGTGGCCAAGGGCGCGGGCATGATAGAGCCCCACATGGCCACCATGCTCGCTTTCTTCATGACGGACCTGGCGGTCGAGGGCCAAGCGTTGAAGGCGGCCTTCCGCGAGGCGGTGGAGCAGTCCTTCAACAGGATAACGGTGGACGGCGACTGCTCCACGAACGACACGGCGCTCATCCTCGCAAACGGCATGGCGGGCAACAAGGAGATAACCACGGGCTCGCGCCATTACAAGACATTTGTCTCCGCCCTTTCGGATCTCGCGGCGGACCTGGCGCGCATGGTCGTCCTGGACGCGGAAGGGGCGACCAAGCTCATCGAGGTGGATGTGCGGGGTGCAAAATCCGACGCCGAGGCGCTCCGGGCCGCCAAGGCGGTGGCCAATTCCCTTCTGGTCAAGACCGCCGTTTACGGCGCGGACCCCAACCCCGGCCGTATCATGGCGGCCCTGGGCGCTTCGGGCTCCAGGGTGAAGGAGGAGCTCATCGACGTCTCCCTGGGCCGGGTGACGGCCATCCGCCGTGGGGTCGCCACCGGGTTGACCGAGGAGGCGCGCGCCGAGCTCGGCGGCAACGAAGTCCGCATCCTTATCTCTCTCGGTGTGGGCCGGGGCTCGGCCTGTGTTCTTACCTCGGACCTCACCGAGGAGTACGTAAAGATAAACGCCGCCTACACGACCTGA
- the def gene encoding peptide deformylase, which produces MAVREVRKYPDDVLRQRAHAVQRMDEETERLIDDMVQTMYAASGVGLAAPQVGVSKRVIVVEVRSDLDGEHPLMVLVNPEIVRAEGEVEYEEGCLSLPGFTANIKRAGEVTVRYLDRQGREAAVDATGLLAIALQHEIDHLEGRLILDRASALKREFYRKRIKKSPAKAG; this is translated from the coding sequence ATGGCAGTGCGAGAGGTCAGAAAGTACCCCGATGACGTCCTGAGGCAAAGGGCGCACGCCGTCCAGCGGATGGACGAGGAGACGGAGCGCCTGATAGACGACATGGTGCAGACCATGTACGCCGCCTCCGGCGTCGGGCTGGCTGCTCCCCAGGTGGGGGTCTCAAAGCGGGTTATCGTCGTGGAGGTCAGGAGCGACCTGGATGGGGAGCACCCTCTCATGGTCCTCGTCAACCCCGAGATTGTGCGCGCCGAGGGGGAGGTGGAGTACGAAGAGGGCTGCCTGAGCCTTCCGGGGTTTACCGCGAACATCAAGCGCGCCGGCGAGGTAACCGTACGGTACCTGGACCGGCAGGGACGGGAGGCGGCGGTCGATGCGACGGGGCTTCTGGCCATTGCCCTTCAGCATGAGATAGACCACCTGGAGGGGCGCCTCATCCTGGACAGGGCGAGCGCCCTGAAGAGGGAATTCTACCGGAAACGCATCAAGAAGAGCCCGGCCAAAGCCGGTTAG